In the genome of Candidatus Omnitrophota bacterium, one region contains:
- the hisD gene encoding histidinol dehydrogenase, with amino-acid sequence MKIIRFNSKKLEKIYNRGFSRSKRVEEKVRQIIDDVRTCGDEAVLKYTRKFDQVKMTVKQLRVAQTELSGAYQNISPDFVANLKIIIENINRFYRKTIKKSWKISAGDGLILGENYHPLEKVGIYIPAGTAPLVSTVYMSVLPAKIAGVKNIVLISPPDKNGYINPHILVVADLLKVDEIYRVGGAQGVAALAYGTKTIPKVDKIVGPGNMYVSEAKRQVFGQVDIDMIAGPTELVIIANRFSDPKYIIADLKAQGEHSGGLAILITNSKSLAKEVRSQLLNVNGFIILTQNLAQAVEITNKIAPEHLEIMVKNPRKLVKDIKNAGAIFLGPFSPTAVGDYVAGPSHVLPTNGTARFFSGLSVCDFIKSSHIISYSKKALENIKGPLEKVAAIEGLSQHLDSVKVRFE; translated from the coding sequence ATGAAGATAATCCGTTTTAACAGCAAGAAGCTGGAGAAGATCTATAACAGGGGTTTTTCCAGGTCCAAGCGAGTGGAGGAGAAGGTCCGGCAGATCATCGACGATGTGCGCACCTGCGGTGATGAGGCGGTATTGAAATATACCCGCAAGTTCGACCAGGTAAAGATGACCGTCAAGCAGCTCAGGGTCGCCCAGACCGAGTTGAGCGGCGCTTACCAGAACATCAGCCCGGATTTTGTCGCCAACCTGAAGATCATAATCGAGAATATCAACCGCTTTTACAGGAAGACCATTAAAAAGTCCTGGAAGATCTCAGCCGGCGACGGCTTGATACTGGGGGAGAATTATCACCCGCTGGAAAAAGTCGGCATTTATATCCCGGCAGGCACGGCGCCTTTGGTTTCCACGGTATATATGTCGGTATTGCCGGCGAAGATCGCCGGTGTAAAAAATATAGTGCTGATCAGCCCCCCGGATAAGAACGGTTATATCAATCCGCATATCCTGGTAGTGGCTGACCTGTTAAAGGTGGATGAGATCTACCGGGTCGGCGGAGCGCAGGGCGTTGCCGCTCTGGCTTACGGGACAAAGACAATCCCTAAGGTGGATAAGATCGTAGGCCCCGGGAATATGTATGTCTCCGAGGCAAAACGCCAGGTCTTCGGCCAGGTGGATATCGATATGATCGCCGGGCCGACTGAGTTGGTGATTATCGCCAACCGTTTCAGCGATCCGAAGTATATAATCGCCGACCTTAAGGCGCAGGGAGAGCATTCCGGCGGCCTGGCTATATTGATCACCAATTCCAAGTCCCTGGCCAAGGAAGTAAGATCGCAGCTTTTGAACGTCAACGGGTTTATTATCCTGACCCAGAATCTGGCTCAGGCAGTGGAGATAACCAATAAGATAGCGCCCGAGCATCTGGAGATAATGGTCAAGAACCCGCGCAAGCTGGTCAAGGACATCAAGAACGCCGGAGCGATTTTTCTGGGGCCGTTCAGCCCCACGGCAGTAGGCGATTATGTAGCCGGCCCGAGCCACGTGCTTCCGACCAACGGAACAGCGCGGTTTTTCTCCGGGCTTTCAGTGTGCGATTTCATCAAGAGCAGCCATATTATCAGTTATTCCAAGAAGGCCCTGGAAAATATTAAAGGCCCGTTGGAGAAAGTCGCGGCCATTGAGGGGTTAAGCCAGCATCTTGATTCGGTAAAGGTCAGGTTCGAATAA
- a CDS encoding imidazoleglycerol-phosphate dehydratase, with product MKKRAAVIKRKTRETDIAVKLNVDGSGKSKINTGIGFLDHMLELFAFWGLFDLEISTGKCDLKVDIHHTNEDVGIVLGQAFRKALADKKGIRRFGYAGVPMEEVVGKVVLDISGRGFFDIKTSIAGTKFIPSEGYRFEYAGHFFDGLAKNLGMNLNVRIEYANRDLHAALEPAFKALGIALDQATQIDPRRKGVPSTKGVID from the coding sequence ATGAAAAAAAGGGCCGCAGTAATAAAAAGGAAGACCAGAGAGACCGATATTGCCGTTAAGCTGAATGTTGACGGCAGCGGGAAAAGCAAGATAAATACCGGGATCGGCTTCCTGGACCATATGCTCGAGCTATTCGCTTTTTGGGGATTGTTCGACCTGGAGATTTCCACCGGTAAATGCGATCTGAAAGTGGATATCCACCATACCAACGAGGATGTAGGCATCGTTCTGGGCCAGGCTTTCCGGAAGGCGCTGGCAGACAAAAAAGGGATCCGTCGCTTCGGCTATGCCGGCGTGCCTATGGAAGAGGTGGTGGGCAAGGTTGTGCTGGATATCAGCGGCAGGGGCTTCTTCGACATAAAAACCAGCATCGCGGGCACAAAATTCATACCTTCAGAAGGCTATCGCTTCGAATACGCCGGACATTTTTTTGACGGCTTGGCCAAGAACCTGGGAATGAACTTGAATGTACGCATAGAGTACGCTAACCGGGATCTTCACGCGGCTTTAGAGCCGGCATTCAAGGCTTTAGGCATTGCTTTAGACCAGGCCACTCAAATCGACCCGCGGAGAAAAGGTGTTCCTTCAACCAAGGGTGTAATAGATTAA
- the hisH gene encoding imidazole glycerol phosphate synthase subunit HisH: MIAIIDYGMGNIHSVKKALDAMGAKTVVTNKAEDIKKAAKVVLPGVGAFGDAMAEIEKQGLSGAVEEHIKAKKIFLGICLGMHMLFDSSEESPKAKGLGILRGTVKKFDFTLGLKIPHMGWNQIKIRKMNCPVFNGLKDGSSVYFCHSYYPQPAQQEIIAASTEYGRDFASIIWQDNIFAMQFHPEKSQAAGLKMLENFLRA; this comes from the coding sequence ATGATCGCGATAATCGATTACGGAATGGGCAATATTCACAGCGTGAAGAAAGCGCTGGACGCTATGGGCGCCAAGACCGTAGTCACCAATAAAGCCGAGGATATCAAGAAAGCCGCTAAGGTAGTCCTTCCCGGCGTAGGCGCTTTCGGCGATGCTATGGCCGAGATAGAAAAACAGGGATTATCCGGCGCTGTTGAGGAGCATATAAAAGCGAAGAAGATATTCCTGGGCATATGTTTAGGGATGCATATGCTTTTTGACTCCAGCGAGGAATCGCCTAAGGCCAAAGGTTTGGGTATATTGCGGGGAACGGTAAAGAAGTTCGACTTTACCCTCGGGCTGAAAATACCGCATATGGGATGGAACCAGATAAAGATCAGAAAGATGAATTGTCCGGTTTTTAATGGCCTGAAAGACGGCAGTTCGGTTTATTTCTGCCACTCTTATTATCCTCAGCCGGCCCAACAGGAGATTATAGCCGCTTCCACTGAATACGGCAGGGATTTTGCCTCGATCATCTGGCAGGATAATATATTCGCTATGCAGTTCCATCCGGAGAAAAGCCAGGCGGCAGGTTTGAAGATGCTGGAAAATTTTTTGAGAGCTTAA
- the hisA gene encoding 1-(5-phosphoribosyl)-5-[(5-phosphoribosylamino)methylideneamino]imidazole-4-carboxamide isomerase: protein MLIIPAIDLKGGNVVRLFQGKGEETVYSRNPVVFARHWQKQGAGLIHVVDLDGAFSGKPQNLAAVKKIVEAVDTPIEFGGGVRDEKTIKDIFAIGVSRIVLGTRAVEDSQFLKDMLAKYAEKIIVSIDAKNGVVMTEGWQSASQGKLGAIDFAKALEDAGFKQVIYTDTSKDGTLRGPDIGGIAQILKDTGLNVVASGGISCLEDLNKLYSLDPKRVCGVIIGKALYEEKFTLKEAIKLTGGSLQDAG from the coding sequence ATGTTAATAATACCGGCGATCGACTTAAAAGGCGGGAATGTGGTCAGGCTCTTCCAGGGCAAAGGGGAAGAGACCGTGTATTCGCGCAATCCGGTCGTTTTCGCCAGGCACTGGCAGAAACAGGGGGCAGGGCTTATCCATGTGGTTGACCTGGACGGCGCGTTCAGCGGTAAGCCGCAGAACCTGGCCGCGGTGAAAAAGATCGTCGAGGCCGTGGATACCCCGATAGAGTTCGGCGGCGGCGTGCGCGATGAGAAGACCATCAAGGATATCTTCGCCATCGGTGTAAGCCGGATCGTGCTGGGTACCAGGGCGGTAGAGGACAGTCAATTCCTCAAGGATATGCTCGCAAAATACGCCGAAAAGATCATCGTCAGCATCGACGCCAAGAACGGCGTGGTTATGACCGAAGGATGGCAGTCAGCCAGCCAGGGTAAATTAGGCGCGATAGATTTTGCCAAAGCACTGGAAGATGCGGGTTTTAAGCAGGTAATTTACACCGATACATCCAAAGACGGGACTTTAAGAGGCCCGGATATTGGCGGTATAGCTCAGATCCTGAAAGATACAGGACTGAATGTTGTCGCTTCCGGGGGCATATCCTGCCTTGAGGACCTGAACAAGCTTTACAGCCTTGATCCGAAAAGGGTCTGCGGGGTGATTATCGGCAAGGCTTTGTACGAAGAGAAATTCACTTTAAAAGAGGCGATAAAATTAACCGGGGGAAGCCTGCAGGATGCAGGCTGA
- a CDS encoding peptidoglycan-binding protein, whose protein sequence is MKAGVLVISGIFLVCLSGCATMSNKSRLDMEALQDRVSGLELQLQQKTAEVGSLRIALAKKTEEVALARQAKEPQSFSKEDVGKPSVKQIQRALKNAGFNPGPVDGRRGTQTRLAIKEFQKVNNLTADGKVGKLTWSVLEPYLNKEASNE, encoded by the coding sequence ATGAAGGCAGGGGTCTTGGTTATAAGCGGGATATTCCTGGTTTGCTTGAGCGGATGCGCGACTATGAGCAATAAAAGCCGGTTGGATATGGAAGCCTTACAAGACAGGGTAAGCGGCCTGGAGTTGCAGCTTCAGCAGAAGACCGCCGAAGTGGGCAGTTTAAGGATAGCCTTGGCTAAAAAGACCGAGGAAGTTGCTTTGGCCCGGCAGGCCAAGGAACCTCAGTCTTTTTCGAAAGAGGATGTTGGCAAGCCTTCGGTGAAGCAGATACAAAGGGCTTTGAAGAACGCCGGTTTTAATCCCGGCCCGGTTGACGGCCGCAGAGGCACCCAGACCAGGCTGGCGATAAAAGAATTTCAGAAGGTGAACAATCTTACTGCCGACGGCAAAGTCGGGAAGCTGACTTGGTCCGTGTTGGAACCGTATTTGAACAAAGAAGCGTCTAACGAATAA
- the hisF gene encoding imidazole glycerol phosphate synthase subunit HisF: MLNKRIIPCLDIKDGRVVKGVKFLGLKDAGDPVEVAKLYDRQRADELVFLDITASFEKRKTLVKLVREIAGNIFMPFTVGGGISDTTDIRNLLNAGADKVSLNTAAVKFPELISDSSKKFGNQCIVVAIDAKKTYNDLGSADFYWQVFINGGRTPTELDAVEWAAEAARLGAGEILLTSMDCDGTKDGYDLGLTKAVAEKVNIPVIASGGAGKVEHFYNVLTEGKADAALAASLFHYGELSVKQVKEYLDKKGVPVRYEED, translated from the coding sequence ATGCTGAATAAAAGGATCATCCCCTGCCTGGATATTAAAGACGGCCGGGTGGTAAAAGGGGTAAAGTTTTTAGGATTAAAAGACGCCGGAGACCCGGTCGAGGTCGCCAAGCTCTATGACCGGCAAAGAGCGGATGAGTTGGTTTTTCTGGATATAACCGCCAGTTTTGAAAAAAGAAAGACACTGGTAAAGCTGGTCCGGGAGATCGCCGGGAATATCTTTATGCCTTTTACCGTAGGCGGAGGGATAAGCGATACAACCGATATCCGCAACTTGCTTAATGCCGGGGCGGATAAGGTTTCGCTGAACACCGCGGCGGTAAAATTCCCGGAATTGATCTCCGATAGCTCTAAAAAATTCGGCAACCAGTGCATTGTGGTGGCCATTGACGCGAAGAAGACTTATAATGACCTGGGGTCAGCGGATTTCTACTGGCAGGTTTTCATCAACGGCGGAAGGACGCCTACAGAGCTTGACGCGGTAGAGTGGGCGGCGGAGGCCGCAAGGCTGGGAGCGGGAGAGATCCTTCTGACCAGCATGGATTGCGACGGGACCAAGGATGGTTATGACCTGGGATTGACCAAAGCCGTAGCGGAAAAAGTGAATATCCCGGTGATCGCCTCGGGCGGCGCCGGCAAGGTCGAGCATTTTTACAATGTATTAACTGAAGGAAAGGCTGACGCGGCTTTGGCCGCATCGCTTTTTCACTACGGTGAACTTTCCGTGAAACAGGTTAAAGAATACCTGGATAAAAAAGGAGTGCCTGTCCGTTATGAAGAAGACTAA
- the hisI gene encoding phosphoribosyl-AMP cyclohydrolase, translating into MKKTKFSVRSLKFDKKGLIPAIIQDYKKNDVLMLAYMNAESVKRTIKLGKTCFWSRSRKEYWVKGETSGNFQFVKSLAYDCDMDALLIKVRQVGVACHTGNRSCFYRKAV; encoded by the coding sequence ATGAAGAAGACTAAGTTTAGCGTGAGATCTTTGAAGTTCGATAAGAAGGGGCTTATTCCGGCGATCATTCAGGATTATAAAAAGAACGATGTCCTGATGCTGGCGTATATGAACGCTGAATCGGTAAAAAGGACCATTAAGCTGGGAAAGACCTGTTTCTGGTCGAGGTCGCGCAAGGAATACTGGGTCAAGGGCGAGACTTCCGGCAATTTCCAGTTTGTTAAGTCGCTCGCCTATGACTGCGATATGGACGCGTTATTGATCAAGGTGCGCCAGGTAGGCGTCGCCTGCCATACCGGGAACCGCTCGTGTTTTTACAGAAAGGCTGTTTAA
- the trpE gene encoding anthranilate synthase component I: MYQPSLKEFLKLSAKSNVIPVYKEISADLDTPVSSFLKLKKDDYAFLLESVEGQEKIARYSFLGSRPSLVFKSKGKVVEMIGQNNEKASRRFITAIDPVGEMARIMKGFVPAQVKGLPRFYGGFVGYMGYDMVRFFEKIPDKNPADFDYPDSLFILTDTILAFDHINHTIKIIANCLLPRSGSGAKLSISQRKRIYGQAIRKIERLQKDFEAPLTVKPEKEREKRKKIKITSNFAKSGFCGIVNKAKEHIRRGDIIQVVLSQRFQAQIEREPFNIYRSLRSSNPSPYMFYLKLGDITLIGSSPELLVRCEDGVIQTRPIAGTRKRGSTEAEDKKLARELLNDPKEKAEHLMLVDLGRNDLGRVAKLGSVKVNEFMKVEKYSHVMHLVSDVTALLDKKYNSFDVLRACFPAGTLSGAPKVRAMEIIEELENSRRGTYAGCVGYFSFSGNLDTGITIRTICVKGKTAYIQAGAGIVADSVPQKEYTETVNKAKALMEAII, from the coding sequence TTGTATCAACCGTCTTTAAAAGAATTCCTGAAATTATCGGCTAAGTCCAATGTGATCCCGGTTTACAAAGAGATCAGCGCTGACCTGGATACCCCGGTATCGAGTTTCCTCAAACTTAAGAAGGACGATTACGCGTTCCTGCTGGAATCCGTGGAAGGGCAGGAAAAGATCGCCAGGTATTCTTTTTTGGGAAGCCGGCCCAGCCTTGTCTTCAAGTCCAAAGGCAAAGTAGTCGAGATGATCGGCCAGAACAATGAGAAAGCCTCGCGCCGGTTCATAACCGCGATTGACCCGGTAGGCGAGATGGCTCGGATCATGAAGGGCTTTGTCCCCGCTCAGGTAAAAGGCCTGCCTCGGTTTTACGGCGGATTTGTGGGGTATATGGGCTATGATATGGTCAGGTTCTTTGAGAAGATCCCGGACAAGAACCCGGCTGATTTCGATTACCCGGATTCATTATTCATCCTTACCGACACGATCCTGGCTTTTGACCATATAAATCACACGATCAAGATCATCGCCAACTGCCTTTTGCCGAGATCCGGATCCGGGGCCAAGCTTTCCATCTCCCAAAGAAAACGCATCTACGGCCAGGCAATAAGAAAGATCGAGCGGCTGCAGAAGGATTTTGAGGCGCCTTTAACGGTTAAGCCGGAAAAAGAGCGGGAGAAACGCAAAAAGATAAAAATAACATCTAATTTTGCGAAATCGGGATTTTGTGGTATAGTTAATAAAGCCAAAGAGCACATAAGAAGAGGCGATATCATTCAGGTAGTGCTTTCGCAGAGGTTTCAGGCTCAGATCGAGAGGGAGCCTTTTAATATTTACCGTTCTTTGAGGAGTTCCAATCCTTCGCCGTATATGTTCTACTTGAAACTCGGCGATATCACCTTGATCGGCTCTTCCCCGGAATTGCTGGTCCGCTGCGAGGACGGGGTCATCCAGACCCGGCCGATCGCCGGCACCCGAAAAAGAGGATCTACCGAAGCTGAGGATAAGAAGCTGGCGCGGGAGCTTTTGAACGACCCGAAGGAAAAGGCCGAGCATTTGATGCTGGTTGACCTTGGCAGGAACGACCTGGGCAGGGTGGCGAAACTCGGGAGCGTCAAGGTCAACGAGTTCATGAAGGTGGAGAAATATTCCCACGTTATGCACCTGGTCAGCGATGTGACTGCCTTGCTGGACAAAAAATACAATAGTTTCGACGTTTTAAGGGCCTGTTTCCCGGCCGGGACCTTGAGCGGCGCTCCCAAGGTCAGGGCGATGGAGATAATCGAGGAGCTGGAAAATTCCCGCCGCGGCACGTACGCCGGATGCGTGGGGTATTTCAGCTTTTCCGGGAACCTGGATACCGGGATCACTATCCGGACGATCTGCGTCAAGGGCAAGACCGCGTATATCCAGGCCGGAGCCGGCATAGTCGCGGATTCGGTCCCGCAGAAAGAATACACGGAGACCGTGAACAAAGCAAAAGCTTTAATGGAAGCGATCATTTAA
- the rpsP gene encoding 30S ribosomal protein S16 — MAVRIRMRRIGKNPIKKPHFRISVFDERTTRDGRFIEELGFYNPVSKAVKVDEARIAYWVSKGAKLTPSVVNAIKRSKLTAKKEG; from the coding sequence ATGGCAGTACGCATACGTATGAGAAGGATCGGGAAAAATCCGATAAAGAAGCCGCATTTCCGTATTTCAGTTTTTGACGAGCGCACGACCCGCGACGGCAGGTTTATCGAAGAGCTGGGTTTTTACAACCCGGTATCCAAAGCCGTCAAAGTCGATGAGGCCCGTATCGCTTACTGGGTAAGCAAAGGCGCGAAGCTAACGCCCAGCGTTGTCAACGCCATCAAAAGGTCAAAGTTAACCGCAAAGAAGGAGGGATAA
- the yajC gene encoding preprotein translocase subunit YajC, whose product MPPQTAQSGSLISGILPFVLVIGIFYFMVIRPQKAEQKKHQQMLEALGKNDEVVTSGGVHGTVVAVKDKVVTLRVDENVKIDVEKNCVARVVKKQSANQGN is encoded by the coding sequence ATGCCCCCGCAAACAGCTCAGTCAGGTTCATTGATCAGCGGCATTCTGCCTTTCGTTTTGGTGATCGGCATCTTTTATTTTATGGTGATCCGGCCGCAGAAAGCGGAGCAGAAGAAACATCAGCAGATGCTTGAAGCTTTGGGAAAGAACGACGAGGTTGTCACTTCCGGCGGCGTCCACGGCACCGTGGTCGCAGTCAAGGATAAAGTGGTCACCCTTCGGGTCGATGAGAACGTGAAGATCGATGTGGAAAAGAACTGCGTGGCGCGCGTGGTCAAGAAACAAAGCGCCAATCAGGGGAATTAA
- the secD gene encoding protein translocase subunit SecD: MDRRLLTKIAVILGIVGLCAYYSFPLEKRINLGLDLQGGMHLLLKVDTSKLSGKAKDDAGDRAIEVIRNRVDQFGVREPTIQKQGEDEIVVQLPGITDRDRAIELIGQTALLEFKLVSAEADKLGEALAGKVPEGYELKYTVDDNDPLLVEQNAVLAGDSLTDAMVQFSSGAFNEPAVSLKFNAEGAKKFAEITAANVGRRLAIVLDGKVQSAPNIREPIPSGEAQITGRFTMDEAQDLAIILRVGALPAPMYVEEERTVGPLLGQDSINSGIKASLIGILLVFAAMAVYYLLAGVVSVFALVFNLLITVGTLGLLPLLFPDFSATLTLPGIAGIVLSLGMAVDANVLINERIREELAAGKGLKAALANGYDKAFSAIFDSNLTTLIAAFLLFQFGTGPIRGFAVTLTIGLMASMFTAIVVTRTIFEVLLHFKLIKSLPMLNLIRPTKVDFIGHRRIFYVISAVVIIAGLFVFFKNGKKSFGIDFAGGQVQEFSFKNPVHADRVREALKDLDMADASIQQFRDKPNVILIRTAQDKSKEMVARLKSVFPAEDVQVLKIERVGPVAGKHLKGKAVNALIWSLIGILIYVGFRFKHVNFAIAGIIALFHDVLVAFGFLAMTGRQIDLLSVTAFLTIIGFSINDTIVIYDRVRENSRLYRKLSLRELINLSVNQTLSRTILTSGITLLVVLAIFFYGGEVLSNFAFTLIVGFVSGVYSTIFIASPLVLAWSKRGNAK, translated from the coding sequence ATGGATAGAAGACTTTTGACAAAGATAGCGGTTATCCTGGGTATTGTGGGCCTCTGCGCGTATTACTCTTTTCCTTTGGAGAAAAGGATCAATCTGGGGTTGGACTTGCAGGGGGGTATGCATCTTTTGCTCAAGGTCGATACCTCAAAGCTTTCCGGCAAGGCTAAGGATGACGCCGGAGACAGGGCGATCGAGGTCATCCGCAACAGGGTCGACCAGTTCGGCGTGCGCGAGCCTACGATCCAGAAACAGGGCGAAGACGAGATAGTTGTCCAGCTCCCCGGGATAACTGACCGCGACCGGGCGATCGAGCTTATCGGACAGACCGCGCTTCTGGAATTCAAACTGGTCAGCGCTGAAGCGGATAAATTAGGCGAGGCGTTGGCGGGCAAAGTCCCGGAAGGCTATGAGTTGAAATACACGGTTGATGACAATGACCCGTTGTTGGTCGAGCAGAACGCCGTGCTTGCCGGAGACTCGCTTACCGACGCAATGGTCCAGTTCAGCTCCGGCGCTTTCAATGAGCCGGCGGTCAGCCTCAAATTCAACGCCGAAGGCGCGAAGAAATTCGCCGAGATCACCGCAGCCAATGTCGGAAGGAGGCTGGCGATCGTATTGGACGGCAAGGTCCAGTCGGCCCCGAACATCCGCGAGCCCATCCCTTCGGGAGAGGCGCAGATCACCGGCCGGTTCACTATGGACGAGGCGCAGGACCTGGCGATCATCTTAAGGGTAGGCGCTTTGCCCGCCCCGATGTATGTGGAAGAGGAACGGACTGTCGGGCCTTTGCTCGGACAGGATTCCATAAACAGCGGGATCAAGGCCAGCCTTATCGGGATACTGCTGGTATTCGCGGCAATGGCTGTTTATTACCTTTTAGCCGGTGTCGTTTCGGTTTTTGCGCTGGTGTTCAATCTTTTGATAACTGTAGGGACATTAGGCCTGCTTCCTTTATTATTTCCGGATTTTTCCGCGACCTTGACTTTGCCGGGTATCGCCGGTATCGTTTTATCATTAGGTATGGCGGTTGACGCCAACGTCCTGATCAATGAAAGGATCAGGGAAGAGCTGGCCGCGGGAAAAGGTTTGAAGGCGGCTTTAGCCAACGGTTATGACAAGGCCTTCAGCGCCATATTTGATTCCAACCTGACTACCTTGATCGCGGCGTTCTTGCTCTTTCAGTTCGGTACAGGTCCGATCCGCGGTTTCGCGGTCACTTTGACCATAGGCCTTATGGCCAGTATGTTTACCGCTATAGTGGTTACCCGGACCATATTCGAAGTCTTGCTGCATTTCAAGCTGATAAAATCCCTGCCTATGCTCAATTTGATCAGGCCGACCAAAGTGGATTTTATAGGCCATCGCCGGATATTCTACGTGATCTCCGCGGTAGTGATAATCGCAGGTTTGTTCGTTTTCTTCAAGAACGGCAAAAAGTCTTTCGGCATAGATTTTGCCGGCGGACAGGTCCAGGAATTCAGCTTTAAGAATCCGGTGCACGCTGATAGGGTGCGCGAGGCGCTTAAAGACCTGGATATGGCCGACGCTTCCATCCAGCAGTTCAGGGATAAGCCTAATGTCATTCTTATCCGCACTGCCCAGGATAAAAGCAAGGAGATGGTGGCGAGGCTGAAATCGGTTTTTCCCGCTGAGGATGTCCAGGTGCTCAAGATCGAAAGGGTAGGCCCGGTTGCCGGGAAGCATTTAAAAGGCAAGGCCGTGAATGCTTTGATTTGGTCATTGATTGGCATACTGATCTATGTGGGATTCCGGTTTAAACATGTTAATTTCGCTATTGCCGGCATCATCGCGCTTTTCCATGACGTGCTGGTGGCGTTCGGGTTCCTGGCGATGACCGGAAGGCAGATCGACCTTTTATCGGTCACGGCTTTCCTGACCATTATCGGTTTTTCGATCAACGATACTATCGTTATATATGACCGGGTCAGGGAGAACAGCCGTTTGTACCGCAAGTTAAGCCTGCGTGAGCTGATCAATCTGAGCGTGAATCAGACGCTTTCCAGAACGATCCTTACTTCCGGCATAACCTTATTGGTGGTATTGGCGATATTCTTCTATGGCGGCGAGGTGCTCAGCAATTTCGCGTTCACCTTGATCGTAGGGTTTGTCTCCGGTGTTTACTCCACTATATTCATCGCATCTCCGTTGGTGCTTGCCTGGAGTAAGAGAGGAAACGCCAAGTAA